ACTCATTCGAACACAACCTATTGTCTATAAATGCAGAAATGCAGTGTACAGTGTTCTACTGCACACTTTGgttagcttagctagcttggTCAGATCCATCACACTGGCCGGTCTCGTTTCGAACATAGAACAGTTCAAATTTTGTAGGAACGTGAAATTTTCTCGCGTTCCAAACTGCAGGGACCTAATtaactttcttttttgttgttcATTCTGTAATTCAGTAGGGGAGGCTGAGGTTGAGGCGGCGGAGCCAGATGGAGTGGATGACCATGTTGACCACGTCGAACCGCTTGGCCGGCGGCCGGTTCAGCCGGAAGTGGCGCCGGACGCGcagcacgcggcggcggagcacgcCGTAGCGGCGGTCCGAGACGCCGCCGAGGATGTCCTTGATCTCGCCGACGCGTTCCgcggggacggcgacggagaACCGTGCCCAGTCCAGCACGTCGCTGAACGGCGGCGagtagccgccgtcgtcgacgagcaCCGGCACGCACCCGGCGGTGATCGCCTCCACGACGCGGCggctcgccgcggccgcgccctcgccgccgccgcacgggcACAGGCAGAACCGCGCCCTGCGCATGAGCTCGCCGTGGTCCACACCCGCCGGGAGGCGACCGTACACCACCACCCGGTCATCCCGCCCCTCCCACCGCGCCAGCAGCGCCTCCctcacggcgccgccgccgccaccgccggcggcgaagaacGCGAGCACCGTGCGTTCCGAAGCCACGCGGCCctgcggcggcgtcgcgcgggCGCTGGCGACCACCGGCGGCAGCGCGACGTCCGTGGCGGGGTCGAAGCCGTCCGACATGTCGGCGTCGCACATGACGCGGATGGCGTTGCCGCGTAGCTCCGCCTTGGCAGCGGACAGGATCGGGGCCTACACGCACGCACACATGTCGCAGCGATCGAGTCAATTAAGTTTGAATTTCTTTTgttcccttaaaaaaaaagatgcaataATCAATTAAGCAGCATATATTTGATTCGTGTCACGATCAAATGGATACATGATGCTGTTCATGTGTCATCATGTCTCCCTATAACTATGGTCTCTCTGCATAGCTAAACATGATACGTTTCGTTACCTATTGTGGCATCACAGCTAGTACTAAAATGTTGCCGGTTTATTAATTATTATGCATTTAAACTCGTGAAAGCAACTGATCACCAAACTGCCTGGTTAACGAACTAACAAGCTAGACTGCTAGAGTGCTAGACTGTTTGTATTTGAATGCAGAGCTTGACGGGTACGATACAAGTGACCCCATTTGAGACGCggaattaattaattcattcaTTAATTTATCCATAATTTCGtagaattaattaatttcaacGCCTTTACTGAAATTACATATACTATctctcctaaaatataagtatttttaaactTCGATACAGTTTTCGAGATATTACTTTGactaataatatctataaaagtaatatgttttaaaaattttgtattttatgatagtttttttaatgataaatctagtaatatcaattttacataattaagctttttattttttttactactaatagtcaaaattaaaaatgttgaCTTTGACACcatgctaaaaatatttatatttttgaacggagggagtatttctcaATTCCCGCGAAAAGTAGCGCAGGAGAGTGTGGAGTGTAATTTACCCATTGGTGGCAGGAGACGAGGAAGTGATCGGCGCCGCGGCTGCGATTCCAGAAGGGGTACatggcggcgaggccgtcgACGTAGCCGGCGACGAGCCGGAGCTGGGGGTCCCAGAAGTCGATCATGTCGCGGCGGTAGACGTAGCCGGCGATGCTGGCGACGCTGatggggaggaagaaggcgtGCGCCTCGCCGGGGTGGCGTGCCcggtgccggccgccgccgccgctgctgtccAGCTCGGCGATGAGGTGGCCCTCTATGCCGTCGTtgccggcgaaggcggcgccgcCCTTTTGCACGACCGGCGGCTCGCCCTCTCTGTACGTCCACACCTTGAACCTCTTCTCCATCTCAATGTAACTCCTGATGATAGTATAATCAATGATCAAATGATGCAGTAACAGTTAATTATTGGCTGTTAATTAATCATGACCACAATTAAAATTAACCTCCCCTTGTTTTACGATAGTATTGCTTCCTCCGTACGGCGTCCTTTGATGttgataattcattttatttaaaaactttgatgaatatcaaattttttatgatcaaacaactcataataaaataaatgataattacattttttaaataaaacaaatgatcaaacgtgTATTAAAAAATCAGCGGCATcgtttattaaaaataaatgtaGTACAGTACAATGCTCTAGTAGCAAAATTTTACTGTACTGGGTACGCAAGTAGAGTGAAATTCAATTGCATGCAATTTATAAAAATCGTCTACCATTACATGACAACTTACATATACTCCGTATATAGTACCTCTAGTATACTACAGGTGCATTTTGTCAAAGTAGTGAAGTACTACGTGTACTAGGTAGGTTATAATTAGGTAGGTCCACACGTTATATCTATAAATTGAGCACAAATAATTAAGAGTACTctaattacaaaatcatctAGAAgccggctgatgatgatgatgaattgTGATGACCTCTAATAATGGAGCAGTGTGGTCTCTGCCTGTAAGATTAGCTAGGCGTTGCCGTCACAAAGCATGCATGTCTCACCAAACAAAGAGCAGAGCCAAAGCGATGCACCCATCAACCAACAACCGATCGATCATCGAGTCATCGCACGAGCCCGTACGAAGAATTCATATATCCGTGTAGTGTAGAGTTTAGTGATGGCTGCATTTGGTCAGGCCGTTTGCCGTCCAAATCGGCGAGGAAGGCGTGTTAATGCCCTCGATCGGGTGTCGACGAATCACGAATGCTTATCCTAGCTTAGCCGGCAGCAGCTAGCCGCGGCCAACTTAATTACACATATATAGCTCTTGGTTACTAGCcccattgttttataatatattataattccttttgattttttttcaaatttttttaggtttaattaaattcataaaaaaaattgcctacatctacaacatcaaattagtttaattagatgtaacattaatatattttgataacatgtttgttatacattaaaaatgttattatattttcctataaactttatcaaactttaaaaaaattaattaaaaaattaaagcgTCTAATAATATAAAACATAAAACGGAGTGAGTAATTGGGTATGCGTGGCCAGATGTGGAGTGGCAAAGGAGACAACCGTATAAATATGACATTTTCAATAAGAATTTAGTGAGGTTACGGATTGGCAAAGGAGACAACTGTGTGAATGTGATGTTTTTCAATAAGAATTTAGTGAGGTTACCGATTTATCGTTTTGCCTCCGTCTCTTGAGCCCTTATGTGTATTTGTGTGTTTTTGGGAACGAAAATACGGAGTGGTGAATTTACTTACTGGTGGAAGGCGTAGGCGTCGCGGTACACGGCGCCCCTGGGGATgaacccgccgccgtcgtccggcgTGCAGCTGCGCGTGCGGCTGGCTCGCCGGATGGACACCCGCGCCTGGACCAGCCCGGCCTCCATCCTCCCGACCTGAACCTGACACACACGCATgcacaaacaaaaatatttgtcaAATATACATGTCAAAAATATTTATCAAAAACATGTCACAGCAACATcgctgacttttttttttttgcattgacACTTCCTGCATCTGAAACTGCACTGCTGCAATTCTGCATCCATTGCCCATTACGGATCACATCATCACTGCACAAACACCGTTGAGTCTGAGTGTGGCATGAGCATGGCGTACGTACTCGGCGGTTCACGAGTTCCCTGGCATGATGAGCATGGCGTGATGACGGTGATGGCACCCAAGCCGGTGAGAGTGAATggtgatggccggcggcggcggcggcgccggcaggaGACCAgacgcggccgacggcgacgtgcGCGGCGAGGACAGagacggagacggcggcggcgacgaggaggaggcacgAGGCCAGGGTGACGACGACGCCGTGGCAGGCGCAGCTGTTCTTGGACGCCATTGATGGTCAGGTGATCAGGTCAGTTCAGTTTCAGGCTTTCAGGTGAGCTGATCCACTCATGCATTGGTGCATTCCGGGCTATATGTAGCAGAAGATGGTGTAGTCTCTACGTTACAAGAATCAAGATCACCATGGTAAGCTTAGCTCAGTAGCTCAGTCCCAGGTCGATCGATGCGTGATTGGGATCTGCAACACAAACGGTTTTCGAGTTCAGGATCATATCTGCATCCGTGTCAGATAATTGCAGCTTTGGATCTGCAACCAACCTAGGAGTTGGATCAGTCACTTGCAACAGTTGCAAAATTTTGCAATGCAGAGGTTGGGTGCATATGAAGGCACTGGTGTTATTGTGCATTGAGGCGATAGAATAATAACAGAGAAGACTGACTCACCGTGGACGGCACGGTCTCTAGCTTTGATGCCTCCCTGGCCCATCACCATGTGCAGcagtagtagcagtagcagtaaCAATATCTGTAGATCAACCAAGTGCTGGCTCTTGAAGAATATCTGTAGAGCAACCAACATGTACAGTACAGCCTTGTGTAAATACTCATGCAAGCAAGAAAGAACAAAAGGAAATAATCAGAGGCTGATTAGGGAGTGTCAGATTTTGTGTAGTGAAGCAGATTATCATTATGGACCTGTACCAAAGTACCGTCTCATTCATTAAGACTCATGCACTGACAAATACAGTAAACAATCCCACAACTGATCTACACACAGTAGCGCATTCATAATGCTACATTGCTACTCTTATACGTACAGTACAGAGCTCAGACACCATAATAAGTGAACCTGTTTCAGAAGCCATTTCACTCTTTTTCGTGGGGTCAAAAAAATAGTAAGTTGAGCAGGGCCTTTTACTCTTTTGGCCCTGAGTAACTCATCTTGAAAGTGCAGGTATCATTCTATCGGGAGGGAATTCTTACATCAGCAACAGCAATTTCAAACATGCAAACATAAGGCATTACTCTGGATCAGGATTGTCAAATTTTTATTCTTGAATATGCAAACATAAGGCATTGTGCACAACATGGTCCCTAGGAGATAAAGGCGTTGTTTTGAAGGCAAACCACTATGAAATAAACTAAACACTCTTGTGGACGACTTAGGTGCTGTTTACTCTAGCTTGACTTCCGCTCTCTTGGGAGGATCCAGCTGCAGGTAAGTATACGGCTCCGTTGGCTCCTCCCTGTAAATAACAGGTTGTTACATGAAAACTTCAGATACAAACGTAAGAGAAATATTCAGGGTTACGATGCTCATTACAATCTAACTACTACTAGTCACACACAAGTACATTTGTCATAACAACATTTCTCACAGCTTCACATTTTAGTGGACTCAAGTAAATAGCGTTTTGTCTACAACAGTTTTCTGAAGTACAGAAGCTTCTTGGGGAAAGAATGTCTATCGAAAGGGTTGCCTCGATTTCTACCCCAAGGTATGGTAGCAACTAGCAACAATACTTCTTTTTCTCACTTGAGTGGCTATTGGTCAGTTCAGTGGTTCTAGCATTAGCCTGTTTGAAGCAGTTGCTCCCAGCCAGACAGTGTCAGTGCTCCTAACTTGACCAAACTGAACCAGCCAAATTGAGATAGACCATATTTTcctttccctttcccaggtttgACAACAACAAATTTCATTTGAAAAGAAACCCTACCCGCCATTGGAAGTGAAGAAAGCAACCAAACCACCATCCTAGAAGGTGATACATGACACATGTAACCAAGCAACGAATAACTACATGGCAAAACAGGCCAAGAAGCATACATAAAATTTTATTGGAT
The Oryza sativa Japonica Group chromosome 6, ASM3414082v1 DNA segment above includes these coding regions:
- the LOC4341856 gene encoding probable glycosyltransferase At5g20260 isoform X1 — encoded protein: MASKNSCACHGVVVTLASCLLLVAAAVSVSVLAAHVAVGRVWSPAGAAAAAGHHHSLSPAWVPSPSSRHAHHARELVNRRVQVGRMEAGLVQARVSIRRASRTRSCTPDDGGGFIPRGAVYRDAYAFHQSYIEMEKRFKVWTYREGEPPVVQKGGAAFAGNDGIEGHLIAELDSSGGGGRHRARHPGEAHAFFLPISVASIAGYVYRRDMIDFWDPQLRLVAGYVDGLAAMYPFWNRSRGADHFLVSCHQWAPILSAAKAELRGNAIRVMCDADMSDGFDPATDVALPPVVASARATPPQGRVASERTVLAFFAAGGGGGGAVREALLARWEGRDDRVVVYGRLPAGVDHGELMRRARFCLCPCGGGEGAAAASRRVVEAITAGCVPVLVDDGGYSPPFSDVLDWARFSVAVPAERVGEIKDILGGVSDRRYGVLRRRVLRVRRHFRLNRPPAKRFDVVNMVIHSIWLRRLNLSLPY
- the LOC4341856 gene encoding probable glycosyltransferase At5g20260 isoform X2 — encoded protein: MRVCQVQVGRMEAGLVQARVSIRRASRTRSCTPDDGGGFIPRGAVYRDAYAFHQSYIEMEKRFKVWTYREGEPPVVQKGGAAFAGNDGIEGHLIAELDSSGGGGRHRARHPGEAHAFFLPISVASIAGYVYRRDMIDFWDPQLRLVAGYVDGLAAMYPFWNRSRGADHFLVSCHQWAPILSAAKAELRGNAIRVMCDADMSDGFDPATDVALPPVVASARATPPQGRVASERTVLAFFAAGGGGGGAVREALLARWEGRDDRVVVYGRLPAGVDHGELMRRARFCLCPCGGGEGAAAASRRVVEAITAGCVPVLVDDGGYSPPFSDVLDWARFSVAVPAERVGEIKDILGGVSDRRYGVLRRRVLRVRRHFRLNRPPAKRFDVVNMVIHSIWLRRLNLSLPY